aagggctttataaatacatttagaCCCAGTCACAAAGGTACACATTTTACCTTTGGATTTACTAGATCAGAGTTCCCTGAAAAGAAAAGGTATTAGGACAGCAGGAATCCATTGATTTAAACATCAACGGTTTGCAAAACAGCAGCAACGACGGTCAAATTATTTCTTGACAAATTACAGAATTGCTATCAACATTGCAGGTACGTCCTGGTTGCTGCATAGACTTCATAAGGAACTAAATATTCTCATAGTAACCGTGGTGGTGAAATGGCCACCGCCTCTGCCCAGTTGGCAAGGGCTATTTCCCGTTTGAGGGAATTTTGACATGCTATAGGCACAGTTCAGTACACCCCTCATCCAATAGACCCCAGCATCTATATAACCCCCCCTGTAATTCTCACAGAAGTCACTTTATTTCCTCCACGTTCCCTGGTCATCTGTGGCATCTCCACTTTTTAAATCACTGCAACAAAACGATTGTGGAGGTGCATTGATGTAATATATAGTCCTCGAGAAGAAGTTATACAGGATATATAATGTAATGTCATCTCAAACGTTTTTTTTACAATCCATATACCAGTACAGAAAAATTATGCACTAGGTTAGAGAGAACAGTTGCAATCCATTTTTAATCAAGTAGTACCATTTGAAGTGACCCTCATTTTATACTTCACAAACATACATTGTCATGACGTAGTGTTCCAAATCTGCAGTAGACAAAAACCAGCTGAAAATGTGCAGGTCAACACCAAACGGTTAAGTCATTCGGATTTCAGAGCAGTCAGATTAAGTGAAATAATAGTGAAATACATTTTAACAAATGAAATAGAATATCATATCAAAAGTAatgtgagcattgcattgtggaaaGCAATGACTTTATAAAAAAACATGTATTGCAATGTGCAGCATATATTTGTAGATGAAACACTGATTAAGTTGGGTGAAAAAGTAACTATGATTTGGTGTACTCTACTTGAAAATGTGTTTGGAGTTTTGAAAGCACTGCCTATTTGATCTGttgttgttatttatttatttttaccacaTACTTGGGGAAATGGCACCAGTTGAGCGATGATGGCTCTCTGTGGCCATTGTGAATAATACTTCAGATCCAGCAGGTGGTGCTCAAATGCCTCCCTCCGTGGCTTGAATGATGAGTAGACTTATTCCTTATAGCTCCTAATGCATTTAAAGCCATTGTTGGCAATGAAATCCCTCCCTATATGACTTGACTGACCAGTTAGTTGTCTGACTCCTTATAGCTCCTAATGATTTTAAGCAGAGTGTTGGCCACATGACTTCTGGTCCAGTAGGTGGCGGTGAAATCCCTCCCTACATGAGTTTACTTATTCCTTTGAGCTCCTAAATGAGGCATAGGGTGTCAACAGTGCATCTCGGCTGAACCCTGTCCTGAGCCCTTTTCTCCACTTAATTCGAGATAATTCCGGTCTTCTTCATGTCCTCTTCATTAGTCCCTCTGCATGTCTTCCTTCCTGTCTTGCCACGTGGGTTCCATTAAGGTGTGTGTTTCTTTTCTCGGCAATCACTAGCCACTCATAATGGAACAGCagtcacttgaataatgtttccatattttgcattactcatgtcatatgtatatactgtattctactctattgtactgtatcttagtctatgccactctgacgTTGCTCGCCCATACATGTATATATTGTAATTCCATTGCCTTTGTTAGATTggtgtgtcttgtgtgtgttgttgtgaaattgttagatattacttgttagacattactgcacggttggagctagaaacacaagcatttcactacacccgcaataacatctgctaaacacgtgtatgtggcAAATAGGATTTGATATGATGGGTGATTGGATTAGATTTGATGTTGGTAGGCGTTTTCCTCAGTGTGTGTCCACCTTCCATTTCCACTTCATGTCCTAGTTGGGGAGCTATCCATTATACTGTAGGCTACTTACTAGCAATGTCACTGTAGTCAAAGTAGATTTCCTAGGCTATAGGGTGTGGTAACAGGCCCTCTGTCATTTGTTGTTGTACTGTACATGTGAAGTATCTGCACTCTAGCCTATAGAAGAGCAGGGCTGTTGAGAATAGGGGAGTGCAAGCAGTTGAGGGGAACTAGTGAAAGACTCTCACCTGCTGTTCAACACAAGGCCCCAAACACCTCTGCAGACAGAGTATTATTCACTCCCAGTCCTATGATCTTGCTCTGTGAAGGAGGTTTGCTTTTCAGCATCCACTTCATGGCAGCCTTCTCCCTAGTTGATTTGGGCATGTGAGTGATTCGAGATTGTTTGGCTTTGGTATCCAAGGTGTTTGAGAATGTTGGGGGCCAGTGTTCTGAGGGGCTGACTGTGACATCATAAAGTGGAATGTAGTTAGTGTGCTGTTTAAGGGATTCCAATTCAGTCCGGTGCAGTCTTCCAGACAGTGCAGTTGTGCTTCAAGTCTGCTCTCTGTGTGATGACTTGTAAGTTGATTGTGACTAGATGGAGCACAGCTACGACCAGAAGGGACATTTtcggtaaccctaacccttttcataaccttaacctaattctcctaacctgctaggaAAAAGTCACTTCATGACACTAGCTGTAGCCCACCTAGTCAAAACCTTGTCAGCCCTTATCCTAAAAAGCAAACTCTGTTCCTTGATTTACTAtgtactatttatttatttatattatattatatttatatatattttactaaACTAATGGCTGGCAGCCAGTAAGTACAGGTAAGAGACCAGTATGGCAACAATAATTTGCTAGATTAAAGCTAGTCACATCTGAGATGTTAGACTGCACGGAATGATAAGTGCCAGTATGTGCTCTTGGACCCTTATGGCGTCAATGGGTCCGTCCCATTTGTCCCTTTTGAAATGAACAGTTGAGATGGACCCTACTTCTGTGGCCGTCGTTTTATGCTACATCTGAGGCCATCTTGTGGGCATAGTGTCATCTGGGCCAGAAATGAGCAACATCATACCAATAATCCCATAATAAGACACTTTGTTATTGGTTAGCAAAGAAAAGTAcaatacaatatttgcacatcccTATCACCTCTGTATGGATAGGAAAACAATCTGTTcattgtgtgggtgggtgggtgggtgtctgAGGAATGTTTTACTGCGTTTCAGCTTACAGAGGTATCACCACCCCTCCTATCGGCACCTCAGGTCCTCTTGGCCCCCTGACTGTCAGGCTGGATCCTGTCTAGGGAAGAAAGAAGAAGAATGATGTTATTAATGACAGTCAATACACTACAGCTGCAAGATGACATGGCCTTCCACAAGGTGACATAATGGGGCCCCTTTGCCTATATGGCAACCCATGTGTATTTGTTTCCCTGTAGCCTATATCTTCGGCGTTTGGATTTGACGGTGTCCCGTGTATGGAAAGATGAAGAATCCATTTATGAAAAAGTGGGCATTTTTTCCAATGAAGGTTTGGTGTGTGAGTTGTTATTTTGTGTGTGGGAGAGTCACCTTGTTTTCTCCTCTCTACTTGGGACCTCTTCGAGTTCTTTAGGCCTATCTCTATTAGAGGGTTTCAACGTGTGAGGGGCAACTGCAGTGGGGTGAATCATACTAgttcagtgtttcccaactccagtggTAAGAGTAGCCTACCCCCAACAATACCCATTTGTGTTGTAGCCCTGGAcaggcacacctgattcaacatacttgtcaactaatcaccaAGTTCTCAAAGAGTCGAATCAGGTGCAACAACAATGTTGATCCCCCAGTTGTCACAGTTTGGCCTTGTGTTCCACATAGCCTATATGAGTATTTGAGTATGTTCCCTGTGCATGTCAGTTGATTTAATTTCTTATTTTCTGAACCCCTATTGCTCCTCCCTAGTTCCCTAGAACGAGTGCACTCCCCTTTGCAACAGAGGCCAGGCAAAAGTGCGCGCTTGCTGTGCCACTGGCCTCAATCAGGTCCACCAAACACAGATAACAGCGTCTTAGAATGTTATCGGTAGCTGATCTTGTTTTTCTGACGCCAGCTTGGTGGATTCCAAGGAGGCCCATTTCCTCAGTGTGGCTCCTCAGTCTTTGGGTGAGTGCTCCCTCAAACAGCTTCCCAACATGACTGTGGAGGCTGATTGGTCTTTAACTTGTGACGTTGTGTGGGTCTTTAACAGGTTTGTGACTCATTGTGACAACTGCAGATTTCCAAGGTAGGGGAACGTGGCCGTCCGTGAGACACGTGGAGAAGAGGTTTGAAAGGAGGTGCAGGTGTTCGTCAGGTGCTTGCTTGATGAGTGTGCTGTCAATGTTGTCTTCCCCAGATGCTTTGTTTTTCATTTTCTTTCAGATGAGTCTTAATTTCTTCaattttagtttagtttattaattcgaccatttaaaaaaacaagcacacataaaacttaaaagccgtacatgcacatgaataaaatcattgaggataacacacaataaagtctgggacttatttccattgtggtcctcttgagacaagatggctggACAAGATCGAACACAGTACGGCAGTGAAATAGTCAACAGTAACAGAGCGGGTGAGGGGATGGTCTACTGGTGTCAGATTTGAAGTATATGCTGTTTTCTATATTTCTCTGTCGACAACGTTTTTCCATTCTTTGTCATAGAGGGATTAATTGGGACGAGAATGAACATTTTGTAGGTGGTTTCTAAATAATATAGCTTTTGTTTTGTTGTCTTCAATGAATTGGTCTTGAGACTTTAGCACAGGTATGATATTATTGGTTTTGTCTCCATTAATTGCTATGATTTTTTTTTTGCCAGAAGGTCCGGGGGTTAGTGTCTGTATCTAGCTGGTGATAAAAGGCAGTCGTCTGTTTCTATTTGTGGAGGGTGAATTGATATCTGATATGATTCTGTAACCAATTAACTTCTGTTTTCAAGTTTGGTGCTCTTGTTCTTATAAAATCTGTCCGGACCTTTCTCTTCTGCTTGATGAGACTGAGGATATGTGGTGGGAGTTGTTTTTGTGGTGGTCTGATACATCCTTCGGAACTTCAAGAAAAAATTACTTACCCTGGCGGTTTTCTTTGATATAGAAAAAGCATTTGATAAGATGTGGCACAATGGGTTGTGagagagattaaagtagatgtcacacgtcaaaatttgatggatgaccctatgtgagcctatgtgaccgctatgtgaacctaaggggctgcctgtcaggacattctgatggttaggtgggggtctttgggtaagggtccagttgtcaggtcaaccggtaatgatttatgacccaagcctgatttatgaccctatgtaatgatttatgaccctatgtcctgttgtagcaggcatgcccatatttgggcttccggtcaggacatcctggccggggtgggggtctttggggtaagtgtcaagctgtcaatgtcgtaaatcaaaaaaagatcatgatttatgaccctatgtagtgattgatgccccaatggtttgtagaaatgggggcatgcccatatttgggcttccggtcaggacatcctgatcCTGGGGTTTTTGGGGTAAGTAagtgaccaggtgtcatgtcaaactgttccaggatgtctagtgttgggggttgttaatgaacatttcaaagaggctggCTTTGCAGAAGCCTTATAAAGCCCCAAAACAATGCATGTTTAAGATTGTACAAGATAAACCCCCTgaatattaaacaaaaatgacACATATGTCAATTTATGGTATGTTATGCTCGGCTTGTCATGAACCCAGTGAACAAAGCATTGAGGAAGTTCTGTGTGAAGCTCCAGAATGTTTTAAAGGATTTTTGGGTACGAGTGAGGGCCATATGTCTTACATATTCCAGCCGGAGGATTCTACGGTAAAGATCTTCAACGCCAGTGGCCCCAAACCCGTTTATCCGGCAAAACCTGggagtttttctcctgctctGGGCATGAGAGAATGGCTAAACATCAGGCTGGCTCTTTGTAAAATTGAACaggtcctgagtggcacagctgtgCCAGGCTATGCGTTGGAAGAACAGGTCCTCGGCCGCAGTGATCTCAAGGCTCTAAGAATTGCTTCAATggactataaccctgacaacaaagtgacaattttagcctGTGAAGTTTATGATGCGGGTAATGCTACAAAGTCTGTCAATTCTCCAGTAGCATCCAGAGCATGCAAAGATGTCAActtttttattcctgtgtttagTTTTAAATGGGTGGATTATCCAATTTTCATAACATTTATGAATAAGCTGGACATTCTCTTCAAAAATCGCGAACAGTTAAGGCGCTGGCCGCGACTTTTCTTGAGACATAACCAGGACCAAAAGGCCCGACGTAGGATGTACCCCTGGAGTGAAAACTTACCAAGTGTTGATGAGCCTGGCAAGAGATCCCGGCATTTTGATGACCAACTGGACACTGACAATGGCGGGTGGTTGCATCAGATCCCTGGATATGTAAGAAAGGCTTCGTAAAATACCTTAAGAATGTAACgctataaaatgtatgtactaaatattttgaatgaaataaaTGGTTTTAAAAGCAGAATCTCACCACGTTATGAACTCTCGCGTTTGTTCACTCTTAGCGCAGTCTGTCCCTGAGAAAAAAAACTTGCGCGTATGTGCGTGCGTATGAtgtagtggctgtgtgtgtgtgtgtgtgtgtgtgtgtgtgtttcaaaaacaGAAAAAGGGGGCGAGGTGTTTGTTAAAAAAATACCCTTGCATCTGCGCTCAAGGCTCTCTATGCATGGGGGTCGTTTGAAACCAAGGTTTACACTATCTGGCAAAACAGATGCCTAAAAGTCATTCAGCCCAGCGCTGTCGAGACCTCCCCACCCCAGCATCTAGATGCTAGCCCCCGGAGATTTTAGAATATCAAAAAAGATACCTAATGTTTAGACACCCCCCAATACCCTATGTTTGAACCAAATGGCTGGTGTTTGAACCACATGCCTTAGGCTTCAAAGATAACTTTGAGGCGGTTTTAGCGCGAAAAAATACGACACCACTAGAGTCCGACGGCTACAAAAGCTAAGCAAAACAGGTCCCCTGTTAGCTTCGTTTTAGCGCATTTACCCTACAGCATTCCCCCAGGAATAGTTATCGGACGGACCCCGTTAAAAAAGATCATCTGGGAAAAACCTCCTCATGGATATTTCTCAAGGTTAGTTCTTGAAATAAATATTTACATATGCTATATATTAGATTTGTTTGTTCTTGGGAATTGTTTGAAAACGTTGTATGTTATAGAAATATTAAACAGGCCTTAGGGCCTGGATTCTTAACGTATAAAATGTCAATATTAGCTAAAATGATTAGAGCTTTAATATTATCTAATGTTTTTTTAGATTCTCAAACCTTCACTCAGATTCCCCGAGATATAACTGAACTCGAACCGGCCGTAGGGTCTCCGGAACAAATTGCTTACATCCCAACGCCGACCCTGAATTGTAGTAAGTAAGATCCAAGAATTCCGTAAGAATATTTATACCTTAAAAACAAAAAGTGTCGGCATCTTATATTAAAAGTTATTTTATGTGTTTACAGCGGAAATACATCCTAGAACGGGTGCCATAGGGAGTCTACACGGTTTCTGTGAAGGATATGCCTACGAGACAATTGTGCCCTACTCCCAGGATGTATTTACACACAAGCCGCAAACAGAGACTTTAAACGGCCTGTCAACTCCCCTGACCCAGGACCGTTGGACGCCCCCTATTAAACACCAACGGACAATCAGGGCCCAGATCCACAGGTCCGCTTCACCCGAACAATACTACTGGGAGGGTATTCACGAGACAGCGTTACAAGGACAAGGTATGAATCAAttatcatttatatatatattttatttttatgcctGAATATGTTTAAACATGGACTAatgctgttttttttgttgtttttttttactttcaggctcacaagctacagaccaggcagatgCTATAATTAGGGTTGCCCAAAGACATGTTCCCGAGTTCTCAGAGCTTCTTCAGAACAGCCCTCTTCAAAAAAGCCGAGGTatttaattaatgtattgttaatatataggcttatatctgaaatgtattttacatttttatcaaaCATATTTTAGGGTTAATAACCTATTTTTCTGTATGTATTATTTTTAATGCAGACTCCTCGCCGGCTTATAAAGACATCCAAGAAGCTACACATCTAGATCCCGAGGAGGCGCCAAAGACCCCAGTCACCAGAACAGCGAAGCCTGatgatttcaaagttttaaatGACATTTCTGAGGTAGACGATTTGATGTTCTGTGAAGTGGCCAACCTTATTGAAGCGGCCAATTCTGGTGGGGCAACAGCCTCTTGTGAAATAGACCAAGCCGTGCTTTTCAAGGCTTTTACACAGGGTTTAAAATCACGAAAGGCTTTACTTCAACGTCGTATGGGTATTCTATTCGAACATCAATACAATCAGGATGTGTCATTCTGGCGTAGAGAGCTTCCCCGCATGTTAAACAACAGTAGGGTTAAAACAAGCAAATACCTCCGTTAAAAAACACGtatgtaaaaaaaacacaagcacacacatcctTAAGTAGAGAAATGGCGCCCCCTATAGACCTAAGCGAGACAATTGAAACCCTCTTAGCGGAAATCCCTACAGAGCTCCAAGATATAATTGACCATATGAATGATtctgggctaattgacatagggGCTATAGATGAAAACCTATTATCCCAGATTCCCTCCGAACTCATTGAAATTATTACACGTATGAATGAGTCAGGGTCTGCCGATGAAAACAGGTTATCACAGATACCCGAATCAATCATATCTTTAATTACCCAGATGAACGAGAGCCCTAGGTTTAATTCTGCACCCCCTACACCTCTAAGCCATCCTTTAACACCCATGTTCGAACAGGAAACCCAATACGATGTTTTTGAACAGCTGAACAAATGTCTATCAAATCTGGAGCGGGAAGGTCTTGATCACAATGTACAGAACGAGAGCCCTAGGTTTAATTCTGCACCACCTACACCTCTAAGCCAGCCTTTAACACCCATGTCTGAAGAGTCTGAAACCCAATACGATGTTTTTGAACAGTTGGACAATTGTCTAGCAAATCAGGATGGGGATGGTCTTGATCGCAGTGAACA
The DNA window shown above is from Salvelinus fontinalis isolate EN_2023a chromosome 40, ASM2944872v1, whole genome shotgun sequence and carries:
- the LOC129839616 gene encoding uncharacterized protein LOC129839616; the encoded protein is MSYIFQPEDSTVKIFNASGPKPVYPAKPGSFSPALGMREWLNIRLALCKIEQVLSGTAVPGYALEEQVLGRSDLKALRIASMDYNPDNKLFYVFTAEIHPRTGAIGSLHGFCEGYAYETIVPYSQDVFTHKPQTETLNGLSTPLTQDRWTPPIKHQRTIRAQIHRSASPEQYYWEGIHETALQGQGSQATDQADAIIRVAQRHVPEFSELLQNSPLQKSRDSSPAYKDIQEATHLDPEEAPKTPVTRTAKPDDFKVLNDISEVDDLMFCEVANLIEAANSGGATASCEIDQAVLFKAFTQGLKSRKALLQRRMGILFEHQYNQDVSFWRRELPRMLNNSRVKTSKYLR